The Saccharolobus shibatae B12 genomic interval AGCTCCAAGGCCTCTCCCTATAATACTATTAGAATATGATCAGAGTTCTGGTGACATATACGCAGTAGGCACTAATGCTCCTTATTTTAGTGCATCAATACCCAGAACTACCCCATCTGATAACTTGCTTTACGATCCTAGATATGACTATAGCGTACCCTCTAATCCGTCTTGCAGCAAGGGTGGTTAGCATGGTAGATGAGCAAAAGGCTGGTTTATTCGATAGATTTATGAAATGGTTAGATGATAGGTTAGGAATTTATGGGCATACTTTAAGACCTGCGCCTAGATATGCTTACTCGATAGATTATTGGCTGGGAGGGCTGGTATTATCAGCGTTCATACTCGAAGTAATAACTGGTGCTTTAGTTGCACTTTACTATACGCCAAGCGATCCATACACGTCAACCACTTATTTAATAAGTAAAGTACCTTACGGTGCCTTATTATTTAGTCTTCATAGCTGGGGAGCTTACGCCATGGTCTTCTTATTGTTAGTTCACATGACCAGAAACTTCTTTGTAGGAGCTTATAGACAACCAAGAGAAATAATGTGGGTGGTTGGAGCTGGATTAGCTGGCTTAACATTAACTGAGGCTTATTTAGGATATTCACTACCTTACAACTTGATTTCATGGGTTGCAACAACTACTGGGCTGAACTTATTCTCATACATGCCACTTAACTTAGGTTATCTAATTTCGCTATTTACTGTAGTAAATCCCGATCAACCCGGTATAATGTCTGGTGTGGATCCTCTAGTGCAAAGATTCTTCGTGTTTCACTGGATAGTAGGTGGATTAATACTAGCGCTTATAGGACTACATCTTTACATATTTGAAAAACATGGCATAACTCCACCAGTATCTCAAGTTAAGCCCGGCTACCCCGAGCTGATAGACGAATACCAGGATAAGATAAGGTCTGATCCCAAATGGGAACTTCAACCATTAATGAGGTCTATAGGGATGGTGATAATGATATTCCTACTAACCTTTGGTGCGATATTTCTGATAGCCGGAGCGATACCATTTAACATTGCTATTACCGGTGGTACTCCTAAATATATAATGCCTGCATTTAACCCAGTGGAAGCTGCGCAAACTCCACCAGTCCCTGATTGGTACTTCCTATTCATTTACTTCTTCTACAAGGCAGTAAGTCCAACTAATGCCTCTCTAATATTCCTAGGCTGGGTTATAGTTACTGTGCTATTTCCATTTATTGAGGAATACATATTTAGGCATAAGGCTCCACACCCAGCATTAAGGCCAGCGTCTATTGCAATAGGTAGTGGTTTTATTGTGAGCTTTATAGTTAATAGTGTTTGGGCGGCTTTAACACCTGGAAGAGATATTGGACCGATAGGAGCTGAGGTTGACGGTATTATTTTCCTAGTTTGTTTTGCAGTGATTTGGCCATTATTAAGATATGTTGCTCAACCTAGAGTGTTGGCTAGGTGGCAGAGTTCTCCATTAACTGATGGAGGTATAGTAATTGAGTATAAGGAGAGGAGGATATTAAGTGGGCTAGCAGTACTGTTAATAAATACCTCGATACTAGGTGGGCTAATATACTCTCTATATGAGGTGTCAGTACTCTCAAATAATCCAATAATTAACCAATTTTTAATAGGTCAATTTTTAGGTGTTTCTTTAGTTTTGTTTTCAATCTCGATTTTCATAAATATGGTGATGGGGATTGGAAAAAGCCAGAATATTTGAATTATCAACCATAGTGTTTGCAATTGTAATTTTAACAGTCCTAGGTGTTTTTTCAGATATCTATCTAAATTCAATTAATACTGGAGCTTATCTATCAACTACTCAAAGACAAGATGCTATTCCAATTAAAGTAATAGGTATGCAATATGCCTGGGAGTTCGTATATCCTAATGGTACTACTACAACCGATGAATTGGTATTAAAGGCTAATCAGACCTACTTACTCGAAATCACTTCTAAGGATGTAATTCACGCATTTTATATACCACAATTAGGGTTTAAGTTTGAAGCAATACCGGGATATGTATATGATTTCTATATAGTAGTCAATAAGCCTGGAGTGTATGATATATGGTGTGCGGAATTTTGCGGTCCCGGGCATTACTTAATGAAAGGAACCTTGATAGTGGTGGGCTAATATGAGTTCTAATAAGACACTTACTCCTAAAGATTATGCGCTGTGGATTGTTACGATATTGGCATTCTTCTTTTTCTTTTTATGGATAGGAGATTTCGGAAATTTATCGTATCTTACACAAAGTCCAATAACAACATATGTGCAAACATTATGGAGTGTAACTTATATAGCGGCCGGTGGTGTTTTTGCAGTTTTCATGGGGAGTATAGTGTTCTTATCAGTTAAATTTAGAGCTACATCGGGAGTTCAAACTACTAGAAGGGCAGTAAACACAATAAACTATTACTACGTTGCATTAATTTTGGATTTATTATTTGCAATTATAGTAACATATGAAATGTTTATCATGTCAACCTATCAATTTATAACTGGTGTACTAGCTTCAGCTGATTTGTTACTTTTCGCGTCAATTATCTACCTTGTTTATAAATTGTATTATCAAGAATAAACTAAAGTTAATCACTTTTTTATTTCTATTTAATATAATTATTTTAATAAATATGAATTATCAAGTTAGATCCACTCCATTTATGTTCTCTCAAAATCGATAAACATTAATAATTAAGGAAGTTATACTAATTTTTATGATTAAGGAGAAAAGTTTATTAAATAGCTTTTAGATAGTATAGTATTAGGAGAGAGTAATGAAAAAAGGTAAAATTATAGTACCAATAACAATAATAGCAGTGATAGTGTTATTAGTGTTCTCATCTGGTGTTCTCACTGGACGGAATCCCTTCATATCAACTAGTGCAGTAAGTAAGGCTCTAGGTGGAAGTTGGAGCGTCCAGAATTATTACACTGGGAATAATACAATGACCGAAATTTTAATAGATTCTCAAGGAGATGTATTGGTTATCACCCAATACTCCTTCCCATCATCTTCTCTAGCACAGAACTTCTTTTACGCTAACTCTCTAGGAAATATTGAACAATATGGGAGCAATATAATATCATATTACTCTCACGGACTTTCGGAATCTCTTTATATCCTTAATGGAGGTAAGGTATATTATATCAGCTATGTAGCAACTGCCTCTACTTCAATGCCATCCATAAGTCAATTGTTGAGTTTGATAAAATAATTTTAATCCCTTCTCACTTATTTTTATTTATGAAGTTATATTTTCTTTCAATAATCCCAATAGTCATGAGCCTAGTATTAACTTATATGTTCCCATTTAATGAACTAATCCCAATAGTTACTTTCTGGACATTTTTAACATATCTACTCTTTAATACAATATTAAGAGGAGAACTTCAAGTTATGAGATTATATAAAAGGAAAGGTACAAAATGGGGGATTTTCTTCTCTTATCTAATAACTCATTACATAGTTTATAGTATAGCTATAGTCGAGTTGCTAACTTATATTTACAAACCCACACTGTCCTATCCTCAAACAGCCTTTGTCTCCCTATTTAGTACTCCCTTTGGCAGTTCACCTAGTTTAACCAACTTAGGTTTATCATTGATTTTTAACCCAACCATAACCGCCTTCATACCGCCTAACATAGTTATTGACCTTTCTCTATATAGTATATCAATGGGTCTCTATATAGCTATTTTAGTAACATCTAGTTTAGTTACACTTATCTCTTTAAATAAAAAATTAGGGTACCTTGCCTTCATTCCACTAATTGGTATTATAGCTGGAGCATCTTGTTGTGTGTCAATACCAGTCTTGCTAGCTGAGTCTATAGAAGTAAGCAATCTGGTATTCTTAACAACATCGGCATGGCAAGCGGTGTTTATAGCTTACGTATCCCTTCCAATTATAACAGTAATATTCCTAAAACATCTATCAAGCTCACTCCATAAACTCAATGGCGGTTTAAAGCAATTTAATATTTCAGGGAGAATAACTAAATAATAAGAAAGTTATAGTGTGAGATTACTTGATAGTAATTAATCATTAATCTATTATGATTGCACTAATATCATGAAAATTTCCTATGTCAGATTAACTATGTATTATTCTTGATATTTCCTTGGGCCTCCTCTTTTTTCTCATTCTTTTGATAACTTTCACACTAAGCTTTACTAATTTCTCTCCATTTTTATTACTTATACGCGTAAAGGTTATGGGAGGAACCCTATATCTATATATGAAGTATAAGCTTACTAGGAGAGGGATGAACATAAGTCTTATGGGGAAGTTGTATAGTAGAGGAATTATTTCGAAAGTAATATAGACAATGGTAAGTATTACACTATAGAAGGTTGAAGAGAATGAAGTTAGTCCAAACCAGAACTCCCTAAATAGTCTGCTCCTTATCTTGGCTATTTTAACTAAAATTTGATTATTGATTGTAGAATATAATCGTGAGCCCTCTGATAGAAACAAATATAGAAGGAAAAGAGCAATGGCTATTTCTCCTGCGTAAAGCACATATTGTAGAATTAAATTATTTATGGGATCTATTATACTCGTTACTAGACTGTTTATGATAGGAAATAGTACATAAGGTAGAATTAAATATAGAAACATCTTCACAAATCCCCTAAACACCACTGATCTCAATATTGGTGAGAGACTTGAGTTAAGCGTCTTGTTAAGCCATACTATTGTGGAATCAAGCTGTCTTAAAAAGTATGAACGGGAATAAACTAGACCAACAACTCTTTGAAGAACGTTTACTCTTACAGCTAAAATTGATGCAATGATTGAGGACACTAATACTACTACTACCGAGATGTAGTAGACTATGGCAATATCCACACCTTGTTGTATAGCTTGTAACGATACTATTATTCCGAATTCGCTTAATGGCAACATGTATAGACCATTAGTAAACGCCTTAACGAAAGTAGTCCCTGTAACCCAAGATGCCGTACTGAATGAAAAATACTTTATTACAAGAATTATGAAGGATATTAGAATAAACGTAGTTATGGCCGTAGTAATTTTCAAATAACTCCCCACTGAAAGGAAAAAGAAAATCAAAGCAAATTCCCTTATGGGTGCAGTATATTTTATTATCTTCTCACTACCACTAACTGATGAAAAAGCTATACCAGCTAGGATCATGGTTAAGGTAGTTGGAACTTGAGTAACTTGTGAAATGTACTCGAATACAAATACTAGAACGATTGGCAATAATATCAAAATGCTCTCATCTTCCAAACTAGTGAGTTTAAATATCGATAATCCGGTTAGAAAATACTTCGCAAACGCGTAAATAATTAGGGAAGCTATGAAAACTTCTAGGACTACAAAAAATGTTCTGAAAAAGTTAAAGGAACCGTTAATGGCTATTGCAATAGAATATAAGAAGAAAACTTCAACATCCTCTACTGAGGCAACTGCTATTAACAAATCCCTATCATTCTTGGCAAGTTTATTTCCAGCTATCTTGTATAGAATGGAAGTACTAGTATCTATTGAGGCCATTACGAGAAATAGTGAACCAAAGGGATCTAGATGGAGTAAATAAAGGCCAATGAAATAAGAGATTAGCAAGATGAGTATTAACTCGGTTAATGCAATTCCTATAGCCCTTCTAAATAGCTCCTTAGCTCTTGAAATATCGAAGGACGTACCGATCTCAAATGCCAATAAGTTTAAGGCTAGAAAGTTCAGTATTTCAAAATACGAGGAGTTAAAATCAAAATGAAAATAATTGAAAGCAATTAGCCCACCTAAAAGGTAAGCAATAACTGGTGAGACCTTTAACCTAGTTAAGATGAATGCAAATAGTAAGGTAAAAAGTAACATTAAGCTCAATAATCCATAATCCATCAAACAACAAACTCCTTAGGAGAAATTAAAAGTTTATTTACTACCGAGAGAATATTATATATTTGATGAATCTTGTTGACTTGAAGAAAATATATTCTCAAATTTTATCTCTTTCAGAGGAATGTAAAAGATGTATAGACTGTGAAGCTTGTGATAGAGTGGAGGAATTAATAGATTACGTAGTTGAAAACATAGATAAAATGTCAATCGAAGAGCAAACAGAGACCAGAAGAATATTAAATAGTATACTTGCACTTAGAAAAGAAATTTAAGGGAAAAACTGGTAATCAACTAAAAATAATTTTTCTAATTAAATATAAAAAGTTCTTTTTTAAATTGTTGGGCATTCTCCAGCCAATGGTCCCGCAGCTTCTAGTATGGTATTTTGTATCATTTGAGATGCTTGAATGATTTGTGGAAACTGATCTAAATTATTGAGAACGTAACTCGGCGTATATCCTTCAAGAACTGTGGGGTTAACTATTGGTGTAGTCACAATGTAAGTACCATTTGGACCAGAGATTAATATTGCAAAATTCAAGTGTGATGGTTTACCATAAAACGCTGAAGGCTCTCCATACTGCTGTATTGGTACTTGCGTTTCGTACTGGATAATGTACTGAGCTACTTGAGATGGTAGACCCATTTGCGTATATTCCTCTTTAATTATCTGTTCACCAACCGGAACTAATTCGTTTTGAGGTATTGGCGTTCCATTATATGAGGCATTTAAATATTCATTATAAACATATGCTATATAAAAATCTACTATAGAATTACTCGTAAAATTAGTGAATAACAACCCTGGAATATTAGCTGGGGTACGGTATGGGTCAGAGTACCATAGTTTATAGCTTAAATTACCATAATGTTGCAAAACATCATATATTGCCCAAGATGCCGCAGCACCTACCGGACAGCCATACCAAGATTGCTCCACTATTATCACCTTACCCTTTGGGGCTAAGTCAACATTACTTATCTTAATGAACTTCCCAGCAGGAATTGGTTGAGCAGACACTACAAAATGAGTAGCATATACAATAACCCCAGTTATTATTACAATAATTCCTATTATTGCTGTAATTAAGTTTCTTCTATTCATTAATGATAATACTAACGCATGTCTAAAAAATTTTTTCCTAAATCATTAGTAGTCATCTTTATTTTATACCCGGAAAGAAGTTATCCAATGAGCATGTTTAACAATACCCATCCAGAATTCATGAGAATTGGAATTACAATAGAAAATGTTGACACTAGATATAAGCCATTAATGAGAATGGGGATATCCATTGACGAGATGATTTACCTTGCAAGGAGATTGTATCCATTAATAAGAGATGGAAAAAGGATTTTAGATTTAGCCTGTGGAAATGGTCTAATTACAGTGATCTTATCAAGGTTGATGAGTGATGCAGAATTTCACGCAGTCGATGATTGGAAAAAGGTCTCTAGAAATGATTTAATTAGAAATATTGAGATTGATAAAGCTAGGATAACGTTAGGAGAGTTTAAAGATCAACTCACTTTATCATATCAAGATACTTATTTTGACTCTGTATATAGTGTAATGTTTCTATCAAATATTGGTAAAGACGGTAGAGTTAAGATAAGTGATGAGGTTTATAGAGTGTTAAAAGAGAAAGGAAAGTTTGTAGTTATCGATACTTTAGTATTTAAAGGCAAAATAAAGAAGGATTTGGAACATAAGTTCAAATTAGATTGGTATGGAGAGGAGAACGGATTTTCGTTCTTTGTTTGGAGCAAATGACGACTAGGTTTGAATTCTTCTGATAAAGGTGTGGTAAGCCACTACCATCGAACTAAATATTGTGATGACACTCGTCAATAATAGGAGTAGTTATATTAGAAATGGATATCCTTATAATACCTAATTTAGTACTGCTGTTTTTTCCCTCAAACAAGATAGCATAACGGTAAAATATTTTAAATTTAATCCTTTATTATCAATCTACTCGGCAATTCTATCCATTTAACTTCATTGAATATTGTGTTAAGAAGTTTGTTTAGCTTTTGGTACTACCTTAAAAGTAATTAAAGAGTTTTCATCTCTAATTGGGCTTTCTTATGTT includes:
- a CDS encoding cytochrome b, with the protein product MVDEQKAGLFDRFMKWLDDRLGIYGHTLRPAPRYAYSIDYWLGGLVLSAFILEVITGALVALYYTPSDPYTSTTYLISKVPYGALLFSLHSWGAYAMVFLLLVHMTRNFFVGAYRQPREIMWVVGAGLAGLTLTEAYLGYSLPYNLISWVATTTGLNLFSYMPLNLGYLISLFTVVNPDQPGIMSGVDPLVQRFFVFHWIVGGLILALIGLHLYIFEKHGITPPVSQVKPGYPELIDEYQDKIRSDPKWELQPLMRSIGMVIMIFLLTFGAIFLIAGAIPFNIAITGGTPKYIMPAFNPVEAAQTPPVPDWYFLFIYFFYKAVSPTNASLIFLGWVIVTVLFPFIEEYIFRHKAPHPALRPASIAIGSGFIVSFIVNSVWAALTPGRDIGPIGAEVDGIIFLVCFAVIWPLLRYVAQPRVLARWQSSPLTDGGIVIEYKERRILSGLAVLLINTSILGGLIYSLYEVSVLSNNPIINQFLIGQFLGVSLVLFSISIFINMVMGIGKSQNI
- a CDS encoding class I SAM-dependent methyltransferase is translated as MSMFNNTHPEFMRIGITIENVDTRYKPLMRMGISIDEMIYLARRLYPLIRDGKRILDLACGNGLITVILSRLMSDAEFHAVDDWKKVSRNDLIRNIEIDKARITLGEFKDQLTLSYQDTYFDSVYSVMFLSNIGKDGRVKISDEVYRVLKEKGKFVVIDTLVFKGKIKKDLEHKFKLDWYGEENGFSFFVWSK
- a CDS encoding cytochrome c oxidase subunit II yields the protein MEKARIFELSTIVFAIVILTVLGVFSDIYLNSINTGAYLSTTQRQDAIPIKVIGMQYAWEFVYPNGTTTTDELVLKANQTYLLEITSKDVIHAFYIPQLGFKFEAIPGYVYDFYIVVNKPGVYDIWCAEFCGPGHYLMKGTLIVVG
- a CDS encoding quinol oxidase subunit 2 — its product is MSSNKTLTPKDYALWIVTILAFFFFFLWIGDFGNLSYLTQSPITTYVQTLWSVTYIAAGGVFAVFMGSIVFLSVKFRATSGVQTTRRAVNTINYYYVALILDLLFAIIVTYEMFIMSTYQFITGVLASADLLLFASIIYLVYKLYYQE
- a CDS encoding cation:proton antiporter, with protein sequence MDYGLLSLMLLFTLLFAFILTRLKVSPVIAYLLGGLIAFNYFHFDFNSSYFEILNFLALNLLAFEIGTSFDISRAKELFRRAIGIALTELILILLISYFIGLYLLHLDPFGSLFLVMASIDTSTSILYKIAGNKLAKNDRDLLIAVASVEDVEVFFLYSIAIAINGSFNFFRTFFVVLEVFIASLIIYAFAKYFLTGLSIFKLTSLEDESILILLPIVLVFVFEYISQVTQVPTTLTMILAGIAFSSVSGSEKIIKYTAPIREFALIFFFLSVGSYLKITTAITTFILISFIILVIKYFSFSTASWVTGTTFVKAFTNGLYMLPLSEFGIIVSLQAIQQGVDIAIVYYISVVVVLVSSIIASILAVRVNVLQRVVGLVYSRSYFLRQLDSTIVWLNKTLNSSLSPILRSVVFRGFVKMFLYLILPYVLFPIINSLVTSIIDPINNLILQYVLYAGEIAIALFLLYLFLSEGSRLYSTINNQILVKIAKIRSRLFREFWFGLTSFSSTFYSVILTIVYITFEIIPLLYNFPIRLMFIPLLVSLYFIYRYRVPPITFTRISNKNGEKLVKLSVKVIKRMRKKRRPKEISRIIHS
- a CDS encoding DUF929 domain-containing protein — protein: MNRRNLITAIIGIIVIITGVIVYATHFVVSAQPIPAGKFIKISNVDLAPKGKVIIVEQSWYGCPVGAAASWAIYDVLQHYGNLSYKLWYSDPYRTPANIPGLLFTNFTSNSIVDFYIAYVYNEYLNASYNGTPIPQNELVPVGEQIIKEEYTQMGLPSQVAQYIIQYETQVPIQQYGEPSAFYGKPSHLNFAILISGPNGTYIVTTPIVNPTVLEGYTPSYVLNNLDQFPQIIQASQMIQNTILEAAGPLAGECPTI